Below is a window of Candidozyma auris chromosome 3, complete sequence DNA.
CTGAATTCAACAGGAGATACTCCTGGAACTTCGGTATTGGTATGTGGGCCTTCATCTTCCCATTGGCCTGTGTTCCATTCCTTTGCTGCTTGATTCACATGAGGATCTTGGCAAGATCCACCCCTGAGTACCTTCAGGTAAagcaagaggaagaggaccacttgatcaagaacaacaggTTTTACCGTGCTTACGTTGACGACTCCGCTAGACTTGCGACAATGTCAGCCCCCAAGAGATGGTTCGCTAAGTTTTGGCACACCGTCAAATGGTGCACATGGGAGCTAGGTGATTTGTTCTGGCTCCTTGATGTGGTTGGtattcttttcatcatATGTGTCTTTGGTTTTATTTTGGTACCATTCACTCTTGCTGGTGGTGTTCAAACTCAATGGAAGAAGGCTTCCACCATCGCTCCGTTGGTGATTGGTTTCGTTCTTATTCCCTTCTTCGCTTTGTGGGAAATGAAGTTTGCCAAATTCCCAATTATTCCATTCAAACTTCTTAAGGACCGTGGTGTCTGGGCTGCACTTATCATTGCTATGTTAGTCAACTTAATTTGGACTTTGCCTAATGACTACATGTACACTGTCTTGGTCGTTGGTATGCACACTTCTGATAAGGCTGCTAGCAGAATCACTTCCTTGTACTCATTTGTCTCTGTTATCGTGGGTCCATTGCTTGGTTTGGTGCTTGTCGTCGTCAGAAGAACCAAGCCattcatcatctttggttGTGCTACCTGGTTTATTGCCACTGGCCTTCTTTACCACTTCAGAGGAGCCAACGATGGTCTCAATTCTGAGCACGTTAAGGACGGTATCATTGGTGCTTTCTGTGTTATGGGTTTCGGTGCCGGCTTCTTTACTTACACTACCCAGCTTTCCATTCAAACTTGTACCAACCACGAGTACATGGCTGTTGTTCTTTCCCTTTACTTGGCTACCTACAACATTGGCTCTGCTATCGGGAACAGTATCTCTGGTGCTATTTGGACCCAGCTCATGTATGATGAGATCGTAAAACAAATGAGCAAATTGGGTGTTGATACTGCCCAAGCTGTGACCGCCTACGGCTCGCCTCTTACGTGGTATTTAGAGCATCAGTGGGGGTCTGCGCCAAGAAGAGCGGTGGCAATGGCTTACGCTGCCATTCAGCGTAAGATGTGTATTGCTGCCATTGTGTTATGTGTTCCTTTGGTTGTGTGCGCCATGCTCTTGAGAAATCACAAGTTGCTTTCTGTCCAATCCTTGGATGAAGTTGCTCCAGATGATGTCGGCGAGAAAGGTGCTCGCCCTGAAGACAAGGATATTGTTATTGTCAATAACTACGATGATGATCCTTTCGTTAAATTCTTTTTGGTCACTCTTCCTAACAGGTTCAGATCAAACAAGAATTGAGCTTGCTGAAGCTAACACATCGCATAATAATAATCTCTTAACCGCTTTACCCTATGTCTACGACTTATGTCATCCTAATACTAATAAAAGTAAACGCAAAACTCATCAATGTATTTCAGATTCAGCGTCCTCAAACATTTTAAAAGTTTGTCGGACATCATCTTTCATCTGCCTCGCCATCTCAACTAGATGCGTACTTGATTTGTTGTACATTACGCAGTTTGCAAACATCAACATTATATCTCGCTCTAGATCTTTGACGGTTTCGTAAGGTGGTACATCCTTTTGACGTACAGCTTTGAGTATGCTCTTGAGGTCTTTGGGCTCATAAATAACCTGCTCGTATTCTTTAGCATCCACAGGAGTTAAAAAGGGCGACAGAAAGCGATGCTCTTCAATGGTTTTAACGAGGTTAATTGCAATATTCTGAAAACGtttgtgcttttgagaagctgTCAGTGGTGAATGAGACCGCTTGCATGATTTGCCTTCTCTGACTACTTCATCGATTCTAGGATTGAGTCCGTCGGTCTCTAACTCATCATCGGCGCCCTTCAATTCTGGCGTCATAGATCGAGATTTCTCTTCAATAGCTTCAAGAGGGGTGAGAGCGCTATCAAGATCCATCGACTTAGCTTCCAGTTCGTTATCACGCAAGTCTTGTGGATATGCCTCactttcttcgttttcaGAAGGCAAGACGTTCTGAGGTACTCTCGAGATATCCACGTCGGATGTTGATACCGCCTCAACTATCTCGGAAACACCAGCTTGACCTACTTGCGGCTGTGAAGCTTCCTGCTCTTCAACATTCTCTGTGGTTTCCTCTTGAGTTTCTGCATTATCCTTATTTTCAGATTTGTTATCAATATCCATGTTCACGCTCTGGTCATCATGAGCATCGTTTTCTTCCGCTTTGACCTCTACTCTTAAATCAGCGCGCTCACTCAAAGCGAGAGGCTCAGAGGTATTCTCTTGGTTATTATGCGTCCTTGGTTCAGGTTCAAGTGTTGTATCTTGAGTAAGTGGATGAGACTGCAGATCTTCGAGTGGTTTTTCTGTAGTAGGTGGTTCTGGGACATCAGCTGATTGTTTCAAGGTCTCCATGCTCTCCTCTGTGCCATGGTACTCTGCAGTTAGCTTATTCACCTCTTTTGTTAACTTTTCACTATATCGTATTGCAGAATTCACTAGTAGATCGGCTAGTGTCGTCTGGAATTTATGTGGGGATGCGTCGATACGAACGGAGTCTTCGTGAATATGAAGTATCAGTTTGAAGCTAGTGTCTTGAATAATCGCTCGAAGGGCGTCGCTTCCTATCATTTCCGTCTTGTTTTCCAAGTTGAATGTTTTCTGATAGTCCTTGAGGAGCTTATTTAAGGTCGCCAAGAACCTCGTTAATTCACACTCAACGTAGTCATTTTTAATTTGGGAAACCTTCACGATACTGTTGACCACATGAGCCACTAGAATGTGGTGCATTTCGCTTGGTGATGCAAGGTTCATGAGTTGTACGTTCAAATAGATTCATGCGCATTTCCTAAACTCACTAGTACAATCAATCCCAACCGGTAATTAAAGCAGACATCATGAAAAACGGATTACCTTTGATCAATACAAGATGTATTCTGGTAAATTACGTCATGAAAGAATGGTTATTACGAATAATTGCTTCCTTGGCTACACTAGTCTGCGATGTTCCATTTCTAGGGTTTATATTGACCTTGCTTAAGTATATACAATGGGCGGACCCAGCCTGAGATTTAAATTCAAAAGATATTCCTTGAGCTTATTGTTTTTGCATGttttgcatcaacaaagcGCTAATGGTTAGTATGTGCTATGAAGTTTGACAAATCTTTATGTAAGATGTAGAGGTACATACTTTTGCTCCTGGAATCTTTGGCCAACTCTCTCGGAGTGCTTTAGGAACTTTTCGGAACACTTGGAAATGCAAGATGTTTCCTTGGAGGTCAAGTTGCTGGAGGTGAAGTCGTTGACACAGTCATCGAAACATCTGGACACCAAGTTGGAATATAATCTCATGAAGTCTTTCATTTGCTTCTGCTCCACGACCTGTTGAAATTCTTGCTGTTCTTTCACGTTCAACTGATCCATTTTTGTGTACTAATAAAGGTGTATTGGTAGGTCTAGCAAGAATATGATTCTCAGAGGCCAAAAAGTTTTCAGATCATAGTGGTACGCGCACGAAGCTAACATAGCAATACTTTCGAAAGTATATACATGAATCTATGAACTTGGAATAATTTAATTTTGGGTTTTCGCTTAGCATTCACAGAGGCCCGATGCTCTTGGGAAGGCTGTAACATCTTTGATATTTTCCATGGCTCCAAGGTATGCAATAAGTCTTTCAAAACCCATCCCAAACCCACCATGAGGTACTGAGCCGTTAAGCCTGGTGGAGAGGTACCAGTCAATCTCTGCAGTATTcatctctcttctcttcatttcttccaatAGCTTGTTGTGATCCAGTTGTCTCATTGAGCCTCCTACAAGCTCTCCAATATCAGGCATGATGAGGTCGAAGCAAGATACCGTGGGCTTGCCTGAGACGAGGACACCTTCGCTTGACGGAGGCATGTAAAAGGGCTTTTGCTCGGCCGGATAGTCAGTTACAAATACAGGGGACTTGAAGTACTCACCTGCTAACCACTTCTCTTGTTCGGTCAGTATGGAATCGCCCCATTCCATGCGTCCTTTCAGGCGCCCCTTGCACttgaccttgttgatgatctcaacTACCTCCGAATAAGTCATAGACGGCCAAGCTTCCGGTGAAAGAACGGTCTCCCAACGTTCGTTGATTCTAGCAGCTTCATCTTTATTGAAGCGTGCCTCTGTTAAGTCAAAGAAGCTAGCTTTATCGCTTCTCATTGCCTTAACGACATGACGAACCATGGCCTCGGTGAGCGCAGTGAGTTGCTGAAGGCGATCAATATAACATACTTCAACTTCCAACATCCAGAACTCACTTAAGTGTCTATTGGTATTGGAGTCTTCTGCACGAAAGCAAGGTGTCAAAGTCCACACTCTATTGAGGGACTGAGcgagaacttcaagatgtAATTGTGTTGATACCGTTAAATTCGCAGGTTTTCCGAAGAATTCATCCCCCTTGGAGctcacttttttcaacagTTCCACCTGAAACTGTTCGCCGGCTCCCTCGCAATCCGATGATGTAATCAACGGAGGTGTTACCTTAACAAAATGATTATGGTTGAAAAAGTCAGTGAGATGAGACTCCACTTTCGACCGAAAACGGAGAATGGATGCAAGTGTAGATGTTCTATGTCTGAGGGTCGGTAAAGTCCTTAAGAATTGTAACGAGTGTGTCTTCTTTTGTATGGGATAGTCTTCAGGAACGTCTCCCATGATCTTGATCTGATGCTCTGGATTGTCTAGGTTGTATTGCACCTCGTAAGCCTGTTTTCCTCTGGACTCAATCCACCTTCCAGTTACAGACAAGCTCTGACCAACCTTAAATCTATTCCTCTCAAGAACTTTGTCTGGAGATAGAAACACTACATTGAGTGTCTTTGAGCTCAGACCGTCGGAGATATCTATAAATCCAACATTCTTGGAGTATCTAAGTGACTTGATGTGGCCATTGACTGTGATGAGGGAATTTGAGGGAGGGGGATTCTGGAGGGTCTCAACGATGGGTGGAGCAAGAGTGGAGTATGCAAAATTCTGAATGCATCGTGTGTTTAAGGAGTGACCAAGTCTGGCAGCTGTAGGTAGAAATCTCATAAGAAGTGGGTTTGTATAGGTCTGGAAACTTCGTTGCAGCTCTTGTCAAAAATGGAATAAGGTGGGCTAGTGAATATATGTAGGTATTCTGAAAGTGAACAAATCTCTAACGGTGAAGTTGACCTCACTTAATCACAACCGTCTGTCTATAGTGGTaaagtttctcaaatttTTACAGAATTATCTCTTCCTGGGAAAATGCTGCGAAACTAATAACCAGTAAATGAACAAGGTGATAGTTGAAATCGCTGGATCTAATCAATTTAAGGTGAGTGGAATATCCGAGACTTTGCCTACGATCTTAGGCCTCTTTAAGGTTTGGCCTCCATTTTTGATCAATACTAGCGTCCCTTTGTTTTCCATAAACCACTGTGCGAACATTACTCCTTACTGAACAACATTCATTTCACAGCAAATGCACTCACACCATTCTCACAGTGGTGACTATGTGGAGCACGCGTCAGGCACCTTGGAGCAAATGGTAGCCAccgccaaggagaagggCTTCGTTCAATACTGTTTAACGGAACATATGCCAAGGTTGCAAGATAAGTACCTCTACCCCGAGGAAATTGATAAGGGAATGACTATAGACAGCTTGAAcgaaagatttgaaaagtaTTTGAAGCATGCCAAGGAAATTCAAGAACGAGAAAACGCTGGGAACACCATCAAGATAATAATAGGGCTTGAAGTTGAGGGCATCGACGAAGCTCACATCAAAATGGTGGAGAGATACAGACCGCATGTCAATATGTGTGTAGGGTCTGTCCACTTTGTCAAGGGTATACcaattgattttgatgagcAAAATTGGAGAAAGGCAAGGGAGGCATGCGGCGGTTCAACTAGAGAATTATACAAGGAATACTATGAGCTACAGTACAAAGTGTTGAAAATGTTGAAGCCTGAGGTGGTGGGTCACTTCGATTTAATAAGGCTATTCAGGGTCAACGACTTGGATGAAACAACTGGCAAGATGCTTTCTGATGTCAATATCCAAAACGAGTGGCCCGATGTGTGGCAATTGATAGAGAGAAACGTCAAATTTGCTATTTCATACGGGGCACTCTTTGAACTCAACTCTGCAGCTCTCAGGAAAGGTTGGGATCTGCCGTACCCTAAATCTGACATTTGtttgttgatcaaaaacTTGGCTGGTAAGTTTTGTCTTTCAGACGATTCCCACAAATATGAACAAATTGGTCTAAATTATCATAAGGCATGGGAGTATCTCAAATCTACAATTAAACTGGATTTCGTGTATCATTTGGATTTAGATATTCAACGTAAAATCGTGGTTCAGGAAAGTGACGTCAATGTCTTGTCAAAGTCCCCATTTTGGGACCAGTACAAAATATTACAATTAAATTAATAGAACAGCTATCTATAACTCCATCCCCAATCCATGACACATAAATACATTAATAAGATCTGCCAAACATGCACCAAGTGACAGCATTACGAGTGCATCTCACACACTTTTGTCCTGGACGCAAAGGAAGCTGGTGACCTGGAATGCATAAGGACTTAGCACCCATGGATGGTGCTCTTTCGTCCTgctcctcatcatcaccaGTCGATGCAGAAGactccttgatgtcatcCTCACACTCAGGGACACCACACCAAGGAGACAAAATGACgttcttgttgttcaagGTAGGAACGAAATCCTTCCAATCCTCCACAACAACACGATGGCTATCGAAGTCCTTACGGGCTTTTTCTAATAAGTCTTTCTGGATAGTCTCCAAAATCTCTGGAACTCTAGTCTCCAATTCATCCAATTTAATAGTGAACTTAGCACCTGTATCACGTCTAACAGCGAGGACCTGACCTGCTGCTTGATCCTTAGGACCAAACTCAACACGCAATGGAATACCCTTCAACTCGGCATCGGCGAACTTCCAGCCTGGAGAGTAGTTGTCTCTGTAATCACCGGCAACACGAAGGTCAGCCTTGAACAATCTCTGCTCAATTTCCTTCGCACCCTTGTTGATCGTGTCTCTCTGTTCCTTAGTCGACTTGGTGGTCAAACCAACAGGAATAACCACAACCTGTGTTTGAGCTACTCTAGGAGGCAAAACCAAACCCTTATTGTCGGAATGGGTCATGATCATGACACCGATAACTCTGGTCGACAAACCCCAAGAATTCTGGAATGCATGGACACGAGGCTTGTCTGGGCCATCAGGATTCTCCACAGAAATATTGAacattttggagaagttggtgCCCAAGTGATGGGAGGTAGCACCCTGAATACCTCTCCCGGTAGCAGCGATGAAACCCTCGACAGTGGTGGTGTAACGGGCACCAGCAAACTTTTCGTTTTCGGTCTTTCTACCTTTGATGACAGGAACAGCTAACAACTCTTCGTAAACACGCTTGTAAAGATCCAAAATGTAGTCCACTTCCTCCATAGCTCCCTCTTCAGTCAAGTGAGCGGTGTGACCTTCCTGCCACAAGAACTCTCTGGTTCTCAAAAAAGGCTGGGGATGCTTGAACTCCCATCTAACAACGGAATTCCACTGGTTCAACTTAAGAGGCAAATCACGATGAGAACGAATCCACTTAGCGTAGTATGGGTACATGACGGTTTCTGAGGTAGGTCTAATGGCTATATGCTCCTCCAATTCGGAAGAACCAGCACGAGTGACCCAGGCCACTTCAGGAGCAAAGCCCTCAATGTGgtccttctctctttcgAGGACTTTGGAAGAGACGAACATGGGGAAGTAAGCGTTCTTGACGCCAACTTTCTTGATATGAATATTGAACCAATCCTGGATAGTTTCCCACACGAAGTAGGAGTTGGGCCTCAAAATGTAACAGCCCGACACGTCATAATAGTCCAACATCTCACCTTTAGTGACAATTTGCGAGtaccaagaagagaagtcCTTCGTCTTGTCAACAGTGATACCTATCAACTTGGCATCCTCCAACTTGGCGGCCtccttttctctcttcaacacctcttTTCTAGAAGTAGCGGTGGCCATTGGAGCAGCCGCAGGAGAGGCAGTAGCCTCCACAAGGAAGTCTACGGTGATAATCTCGATACCAGTGGACTGCAAAAATGCATTAAtgtcttttgaagataCGCTCACTCTAGCAGACTCTGTGGCCAACTCAAGGTTCACTTCGTCAGCAGCGTGAGCAATACCGGCATCCAACACCAACTTGACCTTACCAGCCAATTCCTTGGACAAGTTTGCGATCGACACTTCCTTCGCAGATgtcttgaaaaattccaTGATCAAGTCATCTTTAGCCATTCTGGGTTCTTTGACACCCGCCGCTTTGGCAATGGTGGCATTGGGAGTAGGAGTGGCTTGCAAAGCAAATACGACAACAGGAACAGGAGTAGCGGTTTTAGCGGTCTTGGGCTTGAAAACAAGCGTCTTTGTTGGAATAGCAGACTCGGCAGCCACGGCGGCAATGGAAAGCGCAGCCAAAGATTGTTCAAGAGCCATAAAGAAGCTGTGATATATTTGTTAGCGGATACTGAATTGAAATTAAAGGGAAATTTGGCTCAAGGAATTTTGTGGGGGTcgccttgaagaaaaaaaaattttcccGCTCTAATCAGCTTTGTTTGTGTAGTGATGAGGGAAAAAATGCCTTCAGTGCGGAAAAAAACGACCACTCAGAATTTGTGCAAAAGGCAGCTGGCAGCGACGGAGACAGCGAAACCCGCTTATTATAACCAGCAATGTGTAGCAAACTAAGAATACACCCCCCAAGGATACAAATTCAAATTCCAATTCCATGCACAGTAAGGCGTCTGCTCTTTactcttcctctttctctccCCGGACTTCCTGAAAGGGAGTGTGCGTTTGTGACCGTTTGAAAGTTTTCTGTGCCTTACAGTTATGGCTTGcctggctgcaaaatacaGTTCAGGGTAGTCCCAAGCGAGCAGCTTTGGAACAGTTAAAGAATTCTGGCAAGTATTACAAAACAAAGATTA
It encodes the following:
- the TIM9 gene encoding protein transporter TIM9; its protein translation is MDQLNVKEQQEFQQVVEQKQMKDFMRLYSNLVSRCFDDCVNDFTSSNLTSKETSCISKCSEKFLKHSERVGQRFQEQNALLMQNMQKQ
- a CDS encoding asparagine--tRNA ligase SLM5, with the translated sequence MRFLPTAARLGHSLNTRCIQNFAYSTLAPPIVETLQNPPPSNSLITVNGHIKSLRYSKNVGFIDISDGSSSKTLNVVFLSPDKVLERNRFKVGQSLSVTGRWIESRGKQAYEVQYNLDNPEHQIKIMGDVPEDYPIQKKTHSLQFLRTLPTLRHRTSTLASILRFRSKVESHLTDFFNHNHFVKVTPPLITSSDCEGAGEQFQVESLKKVSSKGDEFFGKPANLTVSTQLHLEVLAQSLNRVWTLTPCFRAEDSNTNRHLSEFWMLEVEVCYIDRLQQLTALTEAMVRHVVKAMRSDKASFFDLTEARFNKDEAARINERWETVLSPEAWPSMTYSEVVEIINKVKCKGRSKGRMEWGDSISTEQEKWLAGEYFKSPVFVTDYPAEQKPFYMPPSSEGVLVSGKPTVSCFDLIMPDIGELVGGSMRQSDHNKLLEEMKRREMNTAEIDWYLSTRLNGSVPHGGFGMGFERLIAYLGAMENIKDVTAFPRASGLCEC
- a CDS encoding histidinol-phosphatase; translated protein: MHSHHSHSGDYVEHASGTLEQMVATAKEKGFVQYCLTEHMPRLQDKYLYPEEIDKGMTIDSLNERFEKYLKHAKEIQERENAGNTIKIIIGLEVEGIDEAHIKMVERYRPHVNMCVGSVHFVKGIPIDFDEQNWRKAREACGGSTRELYKEYYELQYKVLKMLKPEVVGHFDLIRLFRVNDLDETTGKMLSDVNIQNEWPDVWQLIERNVKFAISYGALFELNSAALRKGWDSPYPKSDICLLIKNLAGKFCLSDDSHKYEQIGLNYHKAWEYLKSTIKSDFVYHLDLDIQRKIVVQESDVNVLSKSPFWDQYKILQLN
- a CDS encoding proline--tRNA ligase, producing the protein MALEQSLAALSIAAVAAESAIPTKTLVFKPKTAKTATPVPVVVFALQATPTPNATIAKAAGVKEPRMAKDDLIMEFFKTSAKEVSIANLSKELAGKVKLVLDAGIAHAADEVNLELATESARVSVSSKDINAFLQSTGIEIITVDFLVEATASPAAAPMATATSRKEVLKREKEAAKLEDAKLIGITVDKTKDFSSWYSQIVTKGEMLDYYDVSGCYILRPNSYFVWETIQDWFNIHIKKVGVKNAYFPMFVSSKVLEREKDHIEGFAPEVAWVTRAGSSELEEHIAIRPTSETVMYPYYAKWIRSHRDLPLKLNQWNSVVRWEFKHPQPFLRTREFLWQEGHTAHLTEEGAMEEVDYILDLYKRVYEELLAVPVIKGRKTENEKFAGARYTTTVEGFIAATGRGIQGATSHHLGTNFSKMFNISVENPDGPDKPRVHAFQNSWGLSTRVIGVMIMTHSDNKGLVLPPRVAQTQVVVIPVGLTTKSTKEQRDTINKGAKEIEQRLFKADLRVAGDYRDNYSPGWKFADAELKGIPLRVEFGPKDQAAGQVLAVRRDTGAKFTIKLDELETRVPEILETIQKDLLEKARKDFDSHRVVVEDWKDFVPTLNNKNVILSPWCGVPECEDDIKESSASTGDDEEQDERAPSMGAKSLCIPGHQLPLRPGQKCVRCTRNAVTWCMFGRSY